The Arachis hypogaea cultivar Tifrunner chromosome 16, arahy.Tifrunner.gnm2.J5K5, whole genome shotgun sequence genome contains a region encoding:
- the LOC112754498 gene encoding purple acid phosphatase 22, whose amino-acid sequence MYSLSFSVSAIPLYNKNGCSSSITTFRKLSFICSSYKLKKLSLLINNPCYNNNNISIMSKCLKSIAIFPLLIHTLCFLLFPQLLLSHDIGGFVRLPARSIIITSHQLSESEPQQVHISLVGRDKMKVSWITEEKHTKSVVEYGTKSGEYSKKATGKHTSYQYFFYNSGRIHNAVIGPLEPSTTYFYRCGGSGPEFSFKTPPPKLPIEFVIVGDLGQTEWTASTLKHVDSSDYDVFLLPGDLSYADTQQPLWDSFGRLVQPYASKRPWMVTEGNHEIETFPIIYPHGFKAYNARWAMPFQESGSTSNLYYSFEVASTHVIMLGSYTDFDAQSEQYTWLQNDLANIDRSKTPWVIVLLHAPWYNTNEAHQGEGESMRKVMEDLLYQARVDLVFAGHVHAYERFTRIYDNKADPCGPIYVTVGDGGNREGLALNFKSPPSPLSLYREPSFGHGRLKIVDETRAYWSWHRNNDTDAVIADGVWIESLSRSKACSGRPDQKVVHEEL is encoded by the exons atgtatTCTCTCTCGTTCTCTGTTTCCGCAATCCCATTATATAACAAGAATGGCTGTTCTTCCTCCATCACTACGTTCAGAAAGCTATCCTTTATTTGCAGCAGCTACAAATTAAAGAAACTatcattattaataaataatccATGTTATAATAACAACAATATTAGCATCATGTCAAAATGTTTAAAGTCTATTGCTATTTTTCCACTTCTCATACACACCCTATGCTTTCTTTTGTTCCCTCAACTCCTTCTATCTCATGATATTGGTGGTTTCGTTCGTCTTCCTGCTCGTTCAATCATCATCACTTCTCATCAATTATCTGAGTCCGAACCTCAGCAG GTGCACATATCCTTGGTGGGAAGAGACAAAATGAAGGTGTCATGGATAAcagaagaaaaacacacaaaatctgtGGTAGAATACGGAACAAAGTCAGGAGAATATTCCAAAAAAGCTACCGGAAAACATACTTCGTACCAGTATTTTTTCTATAACTCCGGCAGGATCCACAACGCCGTGATAGGGCCACTTGAGCCCAGCACCACTTACTTCTACCGCTGTGGAGGCTCCGGACCCGAGTTCTCATTCAAGACTCCACCGCCCAAGTTGCCCATCGAATTCGTCATTGTAG GGGACTTGGGACAAACGGAATGGACAGCATCGACGTTAAAACACGTGGATAGTAGTGACTACGACGTGTTCCTATTACCAGGTGACTTATCGTACGCCGATACACAGCAACCTCTATGGGACTCCTTCGGCCGTTTGGTGCAACCATACGCCAGCAAAAGGCCATGGATGGTTACTGAAGGAAACCACGAGATCGAGACTTTCCCCATCATCTACCCTCACGGCTTCAAAGCTTACAACGCAAGGTGGGCGATGCCGTTTCAAGAAAGCGGATCAACTTCAAATCTATACTACTCTTTCGAGGTTGCTTCCACCCACGTCATCATGCTCGGTTCCTATACGGACTTCGACGCCCAATCGGAGCAGTACACGTGGCTTCAGAACGATTTGGCTAACATCGATAGGAGCAAGACGCCTTGGGTGATTGTGCTGTTGCATGCGCCTTGGTATAATACTAATGAGGCACACCAAGGTGAAGGTGAGAGTATGAGAAAAGTTATGGAGGATTTGCTCTATCAAGCACGGGTTGACTTGGTTTTTGCTGGACATGTTCATGCCTATGAACGATTT ACTCGAATTTATGACAATAAAGCTGATCCCTGTGGTCCAATATATGTGACAGTTGGGGATGGAGGAAATCGTGAAGGCCTTGCATTGAA CTTTAAAAGCCCTCCAAGTCCACTCTCGTTGTACCGAGAGCCAAGCTTTGGCCATGGAAGGTTGAAAATAGTAGACGAAACACGTGCATACTGGTCATGGCACCGCAACAATGACACTGATGCAGTAATAGCTGATGGTGTTTGGATAGAGAGCTTAAGCAGATCAAAAGCATGTTCAGGTAGACCAGACCAAAAGGTTGTTCATGAAGAACTGTAG